CGGCTTGGTCACGTAGTCGTCACCGCCGGCGGTGAGGCCGGCGATGCGGTCCTCGACGGCGTCCTTGGCGGTGAGGAACAGGACGGGCACGTCGTGCTGGTCGGCCCGCATCCGGCGCATCACTTCGAGGCCGCTGAGGTCGGGCAGCATGACGTCGAGGATGACGGCGTCGGGTCGGAACTCCCGGGCCGCGCGCAGGGCCGTGGCACCGTCACCGGCGGTGGCGGTCTTCCAGCCCTCGTAGCGGAGGGCCATCGAGAGCAGATCGGCGAGCGGGGCCTCGTCGTCGACGACCAGCACGCGCACCGGTGAGCCGTCGGGACGGCGCAGGTCGGTGGTGGCCGCGTCGGAAGCAGGGGGCGTCGAAGTCATGGTCGTACGGTGCCCAGAGAACATGAAAAAGCACTGAGGCTGTTCTGTGGTGTCCCTGTGGATTCAGTATCGAACCGGTAAGGCCGCCCTACCTCATCTTGACAAGGACCATGCCGACAACCCGGAAAGGTGACAGACCTCATAGCGCTCCTCAGAGCAGACCGAGGTCTCCCAGCTCCTTGTGGAGGTCCTGCCGTTCGCCGCCGGCCGGGCCCGGCAGGGCGACCGTCCCGGTGCTCGGGCCACCCGCCGGGTCGACGGCGGCGGGGGCCGGTCCGGGGATCCCGGCCGGGGTCCGGCGGTCCCGCAGCAGCCAGGCTCCGGCGATTCCGCCGACCAGTCCGCCCAGGTGCGCCAGCCAGCTCACGCCCGGCGTGCCGGGCAGCGCGATGGTCACCAGATAGGCGAAGGAGGCCGCCATCACCAACCCGATCAGGGTGTCGATCAGGTGCCGGTCGAAGATCCCGCGCAGTACGACGTAGCCGAAGTAGCCAAAGATGAGGCCGCTGGCCCCGACGCCCAGGGTGTTCGGGTCCTGGAAGAACCAGACCGCGAGCCCGCTGGTGACCGCGACCAGCAGGGTGAGCCAGAGGAACCGGACCACGCCCCGGTAGGCGGCCAGGAAGCCGAAGACGAACAGCGGTCCGGAGTTGCCCTCGATGTGCTGCCAGCTGAAGTGGAGGAACGGCGCGGAGAAGACGTCGGGCAGCCGGTCGACCCGTTCCGGGATCAGTCCGTAGTCCGTGTCGAGCCGGTAGTGCCCGGCCCAGTTGACGATCTGGACGGCCCAGATCAGCACCATGAACCCGAACATCACGAAGAACGCCTTGCGTGCTTCGGCGATCATCTCCTCGGCCGACTGCGGTCCGGTGCCCCGCCATGCCTGACTCATCTTCTTGCACCCCCTCACACCAAACCCTAGAGCGTGCCGGGGCGTGGCGGCACCCGCAATCCCGGACGGGACTACAGCGCCTTGATCCCCCAGCGGTGCACGACCCGCTGCCCGGGCTCCAGCCGGAGCACGTCCTCACCCGTGGCGAAGGCGTTCGGCGGGCAGCTCATCGGCTCCACCGCCACCCCCGCGCGCCGGTAGCCGCCGGGCAGGCCGTCGGCCGAGTAGAGCTGCAGCCAGCCGATCTCCTCGCCGACCCACAGCTCCACCCCGCGGGTGCCGTCGGCGCTGCTCAGCCGGACCCGGGCGCGGCCGTCGCCGTCCCGGGCCAGGTCGGTGTAGGCGGTGTCCAGCCGGGTGTCGCCGACCTGCCGGGGCTTGCGGAAGTCGTAGCCGGTGCCCTCGACCGACTCCCGGCCGGTCGGGATCAGCCGCTCGTCCACCGGGATCCAGGTGTCGGCGGGCAGTTCCAGCACCGTCTCGTCCAGGCTGCCGGCGCCCATGCCGAGCGTCAGATAGGGGTGGGCGCCGATGCCGTACGGGGCGGCGGTCGGTCCCACGTTGCGGGCGGTGACCTCGGCGGTCAGCCCGGACTCGTCCAGCCGGTAACCGGCCGTCAGGTCCAGGATGTGCGGGTAGCCGTGCATCGGGTAGAGCCGCAGTCCGAAGCGGACCGACGCGGCGTCCTCGGCCACGACCCGCCAGGGCAGCCAGCGGACGAAGCCGTGGCTGGCGTTGTGGGTGGGCGGCTCACTGATGTCGAGCTGCTGGTCCTGGCCGTCGAAGTGGTAGCGGCCGTCGCGGACCCGGTTCGGCCAGGGGATCAGCAACTGCCCGGCCGCGCCGGGGGGCGGCTGCTCCCCCGGGTACTTGACGACCAGTGGGCGCCCGCGGTGGCTGAGCGCGCGCAGACCCGCGCCGACCCCGGTGAGCACCGCCCGGTAGTCGCCGAACTCGATCACCTGCTGCGGCCCGGTCGGGGCGGGGAACTCCTCCGGCGGAGCGCCGCGGCGCCGGGCGGCGACGGCCTTGGGCGCGGCGTCCGCCGGGGTGTTCGCCGGAGCGCTCGCAGGGGTGTTGATCGAGGGCGTGGGGTTCGCGTCGGCCATGGAACCATCGTCGCACGAACGCCCGACGGACAGGCGTCCCACTGGCCGTCGTCCGCCCCTCCACTGCTAGCCTTTCCTCCTATTTGACATCTGTTCGAACGACGTCGGCAGCAGCGGGGGCCGGGGCCGTTCGCGCCCGGGCGCGACCACGGGCGGCACGCACACTCACCAGGCATTTCCGGAAGCCCGGGAACTGGCGGGGGGAGGGGTTCCCCCGGCCGACCGGCTCACGAAGCAGGGGCAGGGGCACCACGTTGGCAGCACGACATGGGCGCAGGAGATCGAGGATCTGGGCGGGGGCGGCGGCGACGCTGGTGGTCGGCGCGCTGGTGGTCGGCGCCGTGGCGGAGGCCGCCCCGGGTACCGAGACCCGGACCGAGCCCGTCGCGGACAGCAGCGCCACGCCTTTCGGCCTGCAGAGTGACTTCGCCTCTGCCGCAGCCGAGTTCCACGTGCCGGTGAGCGTGCTGCTCGCCGTCTCCTACCAGGAGACCCTCTGGGAGTCGCACGACGGACAGCCCAGCAGCACCGGCAACTACAACGTCATGGGCCTGACCGAGGTCGACTCCTCGAACGTGGCCCGGCTCAGCGCCGCCGACAAGCTGGGCGACCTGAACGCGGCCGGCGACGGCAGGCAGCACCCGGCTCCCTCGGCCGCGGAGTTGGCGACCATCGACACGGTCGACATGAACGCACCCGCGCTGCACACCCTGGACGCGGCGGCGGCGCTCATCAAGGAGCCCGACGTCCAGCTCCGGATCAGCATGAAGCAGAGCGTGCGCGGCGGTGCGGCGCTGCTCGCCTCCTACGAGCGGAAGCTGGACGGCTCGCTGCCCGCCGACGCCGGCGCCTGGTACCCGGCCGTCGCCGAGTACGACCAGGCCGCGGACCGGACCACGGCGGCGCAGTTCGCCGACCGGGTCTACGCCACGATCAGCTCCGGGGCCTCGCTCACCACGACCGACGGCCAGGTCGTCACGCTGCCCGCGAGCCCGTCCATACAGCCGCAGACCGACCGGCTGCCCGCGCTGGACCTCCGCTCGGCGGCGGTCCCGACCGGCTCGGGCCCGGCCCCCGAGTGCCCCGCCGGTCTCTCCTGCACCTTCACCGCCGCGGCCGGCGACAAGTACGACGTCGCCGACCGCCCCGCGGACGGCGACACCATCCGGCAGATCGTGATCGACGACACCGAGGGCGCCTCGACGGACTCGGCGGTCGACGGGTTCGCGTCCCCGGCCGGCATGGCCGCCAGCGCGCACTACGTCATCGGTTCCGACGGCTCGGTCACCCAGCTGGTCCCGACCGGGGACATCGCCTTCGACGCCGCCAACAAGACCGTCAACATGCACTCGGTGGGCATCGACAACGTCGGCTTCGCGCGCGGCAGCTGGTACACCGAGCAGGAGTACGAGACCACCGCCGCCCTGGTGCAGTACCTGGCCGGCCGCTTCAGCATCCCGCTGGACCGGGACCACGTCATCGGCCACGACGACGCGCCGTACGCGCTGGACGCCTTCGTCGGCTCGCAGCAGTACGACCCGGGCGTCTACTGGAACTGGGGCCACCTGCTGGCCCTGGTCGGCGCCCCGCTGAGCGGCAACGGCCAGGCCGTGGTGGGCGGCACCGTGACCATCGCCCCCTCCTACGGCAGCGGCAACGAGCCGACGGTGACCGACTGCGTCGACCCGGCCGGGAAGGCGACCGCCTGTGTGCCGCAGCCGACGAACTTCGTCTACCTGCACACCCAGCCCGCGGCCGGCTCGCCGCTGCTGTCGGACCCGGAGCTGTCCGGCGCCGGGATGACCCCGGCCACCACCGACAGCGCCGACGTCAGCGACAAGGCGGTGTACGGGCAGACCTTCGTCGTCGCCCAGCTCTCCGGGAACTGGACCGGGATCTACTACGGCGGGTCGATCGGCTGGTTCTACAACCCCGGCGGCATCAACGCCTATGCCAACAACGCCCCTTCGGACACCCTGGTGGTCACCCCGGCGGTCGGCCGGACCGGCATCCCGGTGTACGGCCGGGCCTACCCCGAGCTCAGCGCCTACCCGGCGGCCCTGCAGACCCCGGCCGTGCAGGCCGCCGACTCGCTGGCGATCGCTCCGCTCAGCCAGTACTCGATCAAGGCGGGCCAGGCCTACACGGCCACGCCCGAGGTCGCGGGCGACTACTACAGCAACTCGGACGTCGATCCGAAGGACACCGACTGCGCCACCCCGAGCGACTGCTTCATGGTCATCGGCGACACCATGTACTACCCGATCCGCTACAACCACCGGCTGGCCTTCGTGAAGGCCTCGGACGTGCAGGTGATAACGGCGGCCACGCCGCCGGTCGGCACCTTCACGCCGGTCGCGCCGACACCGGTCCTGGACACCACCACCGGCCTGGGCGCGCCGCAGGCCAAGGTGGCGGCGGGCCACAGCATCGCCCTGCAGGTCCAGGGCGCGCCCGGGCTCCCGGCCTTCGGGGTGACCGCGGTCGTCCTCACCGTCACCGTGACCGACCCGACCGGCACCGGCTACGTCTCGGTGTACCCGGACGGCCAGCCCAGGTCCGCCCTGTCCAACGTGAACTTCGGCGTGGGCGAGTCGATATCGAACCAGGTGATCGCCCAGGTCGCGAACGGCAAGGTCGACCTGTACGACAACGCCGGCACCGTCGACCTGGCCGCCGACGTCACCGGCTACTACACCAACGACCCCAGCGGTTCGCGGCTGGTGGGCGTCGGACCGACGCGGATCCTGGACACCACCACCGGCCTGGGCGCGGCCAAGGCCCCGGTCGGAGCGGGCAGCAGCATCGCCCTGAAGGTCGCCGGCGCGCCCGGCTCCGGGGTCCCGGCCGCCGGGGTGACCGCGGTGGTGCTGAACGTCACCGCGACCGACGCCACGGCGGCGGGCCACCTCACCGCCTACCCGAGCGGCCTGGCCGGCGTCCCCGCGGTGTCGAGCCTGAGCTACGCCAAGTCCTCCACCGTCTCCGGCCTGGTGACCGTGCCGGTGGGCGGCGACGGCGCGGTGGACCTCCGCAGCAGCGCCGGCACGGTCGACCTGACCGCCGACGTCACCGGCTACTTCACCGCGAGCGGGGGCGGGTCGGCCTTCCACAGCGCCGACCCGCTGCGGCTGATGGACACCCGCTACGGAACCGGCGTGCGCAAGGGCCCGGTCGGCCCCGGCGCGAGCGTGGTGCTCCCGGTGGCCGGGGTGCCCGGCGACGGGGTGCCGCTGAAGGCGACCTCGGTACTGCTGAACGTCACCGTCACCACCCCGACGGCCGCCGCCGAGCTGACGGTCGGCCCGGCCGGCAGCACCCAGCCGACCATGCCGACGCTCCACTACGCGGCGGGCGAGACCATCTCCAACCTGGTCGTGGTCCCGGTGGTGAACGGGCAGGTGCAGTTCACCAACTCCGGTGGCAGCGCGCAGGTGGTCGCCGACCTGGAGGGCTTCTACACCCAGTGACCACCGGGTGAGCACCCCCGGCCCGAGGCCGCCGCGTCCCTGGACGCGGCGGCCTCGTCGCGTCGCGGCAGGCCGCGACGGCCGGGCGACCGGTCGCGGGCGGGCGCGCGGCAGGGCATCGTCGGATGTCACAGCCGGGTGGCCTGGACAAGAAGGCTACTGACGATTAACTTAACGTTCGTTCGGCAGGTCAGCCACGAAAGGAGCGCCATCGTGCGCCGCACCGTATACACCGAGGACCACGAGGCGTTCCGGGAGACCATCCGCGACTTCATCGCCAAGGAGGTCGTGCCGGTCTACCCCGAGTGGGAGCAGGACGGCCACGCCCCCAAGGACTTCTACCTGAAGCTCGGCGAGCTCGGCGTCTTCGGCATCGAGGTGCCGGAGGAGTTCGGCGGCGCCGGGATGCACGGCTTCAAGTACCAGGCGATCGTCACCGAGGAGTGCGCCCGCGCGGGCGTCAGCTTCGGCGGTTCCGGGGTGCACACCGGTCTCTGCCTGCCGTACATCATGGAGTACGCCAACGAGGAGCAGAAGCAGCGCTGGCTGCCCAAGTTCGTCTCCGGCGAGATGATGACCGCCATCGCCATGACCGAGCCGGGCACCGGATCCGACCTGGCCGGCATGACCACCAACGCCAAGCTCTCCGAGGACGGCACCCACTACGTCCTCAACGGCGCCAAGACCTTCATCACCGGCGGCGTCCAGGCCGACCTGATGCTGGTGGTCTGCCGCACCTCTCCGGCGACCCCGGAGAACCGCCGGGCCGGCCTGTCCATCCTCTGCGTGGACACCGGCTCCGAGGGCTACACGGTCGGCCGCAAGCTGGAGAAGATCGGCCTGCGCACCTCCGACACCGCCGAGCTGTCCTTCGTGGACGTCAAGGTGCCGGTCGGCGACCTCCTCGGCGAGGAGGGCAAGGGCTTCTTCTACCTGGCCCACAACCTGGTGCAGGAGCGGCTGGCCATCGCCGTCGGCGCCTACGCCGCCGCCCGCGCCGCCGTGGACCTGGCCGTCGCCTACACCAAGGACCGCAAGGTCTTCGGCCAGTCGGTCGCCTCGTTCCAGAACACCAAGTTCGAACTGGCCGCCTGCGAGGCCGAGGTGGACGCCGCCGAGGCCGTGGTCGACCGGGCGCTGGAGGCCTTCGAGACCGGTGACCTGAACGCGGCCGACGTGGCCAAGGCCAAGCTGTTCACCACCGAGGTCTGCTCCCGGGTCGTGGACAAGTGCCTCCAGCTGCACGGCGGTTACGGCTACATCCTGGAGTACCCGATCGCCCGCCTCTACACCGACAACCGGGTCTTCCGGATCTACGGCGGCACCAGCGAGGTCATGAAGACCGTCATCGCGAAGTCGCTCGGCCTGTAGGCCCCTCGCCCGCAGGTCCGCCCCGGACCGCGCCCGCGCCCACCCCACGAGGGCGCGGGCGCTTCGTCATGCGCCCACCCGCTGCCCGGGCCCGACCTCTTCCGACTCGGCCGCCGGGTCGCTCTCGGAGCGGCCCCGGCGCCAGTAGCCCATGAACTCCACGTCCTCGCGCGCCATTCCGCGCTCCCCCACCAGGTGCCTGCGCAGCGCGCGGACCTGGGCGGCCTCGCCGGCGATCCAGGCGTAGCCGCGACCGGCCGGGAGCGCCGCCGCGGCAACCGACTCCACCAGCTCCGGACCGCCCCGGTGCAGCCAGTGGACGGTGGCGTCGGCGGCCGTCGGCAGCGACTGCCGGTCCGCCGGGTCGGCCACCCGCAGATGGACCTGGACCGGGAGCCCGGCCGGCAGTGACTCCAGGATGCAGCCGACCGCGGGCAGCGCGGTCTCGTCCCCGGCCAGCAGCAGGTGGCCGGCCCCGTCCGGGAGCCGGAACTCCACACCGCCGGCGTTCGGCACGGCCGGTCCGACGACGCCGATCCGGTCGCCCGGACGCGCTCCCCGGGCCCAGCGAGAGGCCGGCCCCTCCCTGAGTGCCCCGCCGCCGGGAGCGAGGTGCAGCGCCACGTCCACGTCGATCTCCCGGGCCTCGCGCCGCTGCGCGCGCAGGGTGTAGGTGCGCATGACGGGCCGCCAGCGGTCGGGCAGCCGCTGCCAGGCGGCGTACCAGCCCCCGTCGTCCACCCCGGACTCCGGGAGCACCGGCTCCTCCTGTCCCGGGAGCGGGAGCAGCAGCTTGATCCGCTGGTCGCAGCCGCCGTTGACGAAGCCGTCCAGCGCCTCGCCGGCGAGGGTGACCCGCAGCATGCCCGGGGTGAGCAGTTCGGTCCTGGCGACGTGGACGGCGAAGAGTCGGAAGTTTCCGGCGACCGGCACGGGGGCCTCCAAAGTCATTATTGCTTAGGTTAGGCTGCCCTTACTATGACACAGTCACTGGCGGCGGCCCCTCCGGCTGAGGAGCCGTCAACCTCCCTGCTCCGTCCCCGGCCGCTGCTCCGGCCACGCCC
The Streptacidiphilus albus JL83 genome window above contains:
- a CDS encoding siderophore-interacting protein, whose product is MPVAGNFRLFAVHVARTELLTPGMLRVTLAGEALDGFVNGGCDQRIKLLLPLPGQEEPVLPESGVDDGGWYAAWQRLPDRWRPVMRTYTLRAQRREAREIDVDVALHLAPGGGALREGPASRWARGARPGDRIGVVGPAVPNAGGVEFRLPDGAGHLLLAGDETALPAVGCILESLPAGLPVQVHLRVADPADRQSLPTAADATVHWLHRGGPELVESVAAAALPAGRGYAWIAGEAAQVRALRRHLVGERGMAREDVEFMGYWRRGRSESDPAAESEEVGPGQRVGA
- a CDS encoding rhomboid family intramembrane serine protease codes for the protein MSQAWRGTGPQSAEEMIAEARKAFFVMFGFMVLIWAVQIVNWAGHYRLDTDYGLIPERVDRLPDVFSAPFLHFSWQHIEGNSGPLFVFGFLAAYRGVVRFLWLTLLVAVTSGLAVWFFQDPNTLGVGASGLIFGYFGYVVLRGIFDRHLIDTLIGLVMAASFAYLVTIALPGTPGVSWLAHLGGLVGGIAGAWLLRDRRTPAGIPGPAPAAVDPAGGPSTGTVALPGPAGGERQDLHKELGDLGLL
- a CDS encoding acyl-CoA dehydrogenase family protein; amino-acid sequence: MRRTVYTEDHEAFRETIRDFIAKEVVPVYPEWEQDGHAPKDFYLKLGELGVFGIEVPEEFGGAGMHGFKYQAIVTEECARAGVSFGGSGVHTGLCLPYIMEYANEEQKQRWLPKFVSGEMMTAIAMTEPGTGSDLAGMTTNAKLSEDGTHYVLNGAKTFITGGVQADLMLVVCRTSPATPENRRAGLSILCVDTGSEGYTVGRKLEKIGLRTSDTAELSFVDVKVPVGDLLGEEGKGFFYLAHNLVQERLAIAVGAYAAARAAVDLAVAYTKDRKVFGQSVASFQNTKFELAACEAEVDAAEAVVDRALEAFETGDLNAADVAKAKLFTTEVCSRVVDKCLQLHGGYGYILEYPIARLYTDNRVFRIYGGTSEVMKTVIAKSLGL
- a CDS encoding N-acetylmuramoyl-L-alanine amidase is translated as MAARHGRRRSRIWAGAAATLVVGALVVGAVAEAAPGTETRTEPVADSSATPFGLQSDFASAAAEFHVPVSVLLAVSYQETLWESHDGQPSSTGNYNVMGLTEVDSSNVARLSAADKLGDLNAAGDGRQHPAPSAAELATIDTVDMNAPALHTLDAAAALIKEPDVQLRISMKQSVRGGAALLASYERKLDGSLPADAGAWYPAVAEYDQAADRTTAAQFADRVYATISSGASLTTTDGQVVTLPASPSIQPQTDRLPALDLRSAAVPTGSGPAPECPAGLSCTFTAAAGDKYDVADRPADGDTIRQIVIDDTEGASTDSAVDGFASPAGMAASAHYVIGSDGSVTQLVPTGDIAFDAANKTVNMHSVGIDNVGFARGSWYTEQEYETTAALVQYLAGRFSIPLDRDHVIGHDDAPYALDAFVGSQQYDPGVYWNWGHLLALVGAPLSGNGQAVVGGTVTIAPSYGSGNEPTVTDCVDPAGKATACVPQPTNFVYLHTQPAAGSPLLSDPELSGAGMTPATTDSADVSDKAVYGQTFVVAQLSGNWTGIYYGGSIGWFYNPGGINAYANNAPSDTLVVTPAVGRTGIPVYGRAYPELSAYPAALQTPAVQAADSLAIAPLSQYSIKAGQAYTATPEVAGDYYSNSDVDPKDTDCATPSDCFMVIGDTMYYPIRYNHRLAFVKASDVQVITAATPPVGTFTPVAPTPVLDTTTGLGAPQAKVAAGHSIALQVQGAPGLPAFGVTAVVLTVTVTDPTGTGYVSVYPDGQPRSALSNVNFGVGESISNQVIAQVANGKVDLYDNAGTVDLAADVTGYYTNDPSGSRLVGVGPTRILDTTTGLGAAKAPVGAGSSIALKVAGAPGSGVPAAGVTAVVLNVTATDATAAGHLTAYPSGLAGVPAVSSLSYAKSSTVSGLVTVPVGGDGAVDLRSSAGTVDLTADVTGYFTASGGGSAFHSADPLRLMDTRYGTGVRKGPVGPGASVVLPVAGVPGDGVPLKATSVLLNVTVTTPTAAAELTVGPAGSTQPTMPTLHYAAGETISNLVVVPVVNGQVQFTNSGGSAQVVADLEGFYTQ
- a CDS encoding aldose 1-epimerase family protein gives rise to the protein MADANPTPSINTPASAPANTPADAAPKAVAARRRGAPPEEFPAPTGPQQVIEFGDYRAVLTGVGAGLRALSHRGRPLVVKYPGEQPPPGAAGQLLIPWPNRVRDGRYHFDGQDQQLDISEPPTHNASHGFVRWLPWRVVAEDAASVRFGLRLYPMHGYPHILDLTAGYRLDESGLTAEVTARNVGPTAAPYGIGAHPYLTLGMGAGSLDETVLELPADTWIPVDERLIPTGRESVEGTGYDFRKPRQVGDTRLDTAYTDLARDGDGRARVRLSSADGTRGVELWVGEEIGWLQLYSADGLPGGYRRAGVAVEPMSCPPNAFATGEDVLRLEPGQRVVHRWGIKAL